One window of the Leptotrichia sp. oral taxon 215 str. W9775 genome contains the following:
- a CDS encoding LptA/OstA family protein, whose amino-acid sequence MWKKIAYGGLLAVLIYFLYAVFFKKIDSPADQMKKEMKAKKVVYKLKDDAIIYADEQIGSDGDKIIKFKNVIVDLTKKEMLISGKEGEINTETSDITLTGKVVGSTKDNKWNLYTEKVDYKKEGDKIISETRTKILNNVDKTEMESDKLETTTAFQELTATGNVIYKETEKKRELKSDKVTYNDVNKVATGEGNVSYKDDKVTITANKATYYMQPEVINAEGNVKYNDAESNISADKATYYMQSEEIHADGNVHYVGKNATITGNSAKYFVKQKQVDATGNVNYSGKDLKVSANHVFYDEVKKIVNADGNGRFNYLPRSTTGTFRSGVYDLANETLTTNEFYTMNYEDYHMEGTSLVYLFKTGDATFNSKFAVTKQNFTVAGDNGHMNTIAKNIFSNKMVMTSVQGDKITSDTGEGSFEKKEFRFDGNVNGKIRGNVKNFATNPTKLVESEAVHFRGNTAKIYFISHNNKDMSVTRSEIKENVHMRYKEVNLTSQYNEIDTGKNLVLARDGVKLDFRNDTQMTSNFLYLDLNKEEGHAEKNVKIVSKLPQFANLNTSADKATVYMKEKKINLNGKVITYQGKTKISSNNAMYDIDKRVLENSGNIKMQYHVQDGNAASSQGKSDPKNVAAVEEVINKLSVSQNEVNNNGKIHLPKTMTASNGVPVTVRWTTSNPSFLAVTGKINKQFLGGGNKSVVLKAVAKAGNDSREKSFNVTIPVETTREMLERAARNIYVPETGKNLPSSVRVDIGKGTIDVPIVWMSGGNRVQNATGAKGLTAILNYKGTEYRKQY is encoded by the coding sequence ATGTGGAAAAAAATAGCCTATGGAGGTCTGCTGGCTGTCCTGATATATTTTCTTTATGCTGTATTTTTTAAGAAAATAGATTCGCCTGCAGATCAGATGAAAAAAGAGATGAAGGCAAAAAAAGTAGTGTACAAACTGAAGGATGATGCGATTATTTACGCAGATGAACAGATAGGTTCCGATGGCGATAAAATAATAAAATTTAAAAATGTTATTGTTGATCTGACCAAGAAGGAAATGCTAATATCTGGAAAAGAAGGGGAAATAAACACTGAAACTTCAGATATAACATTAACTGGAAAAGTTGTAGGAAGTACAAAGGATAACAAATGGAATTTGTATACTGAAAAGGTGGATTACAAAAAAGAGGGAGATAAGATAATCTCAGAAACAAGGACGAAGATACTGAACAATGTTGATAAGACTGAAATGGAATCTGATAAGCTGGAAACAACAACGGCATTTCAGGAGCTGACTGCGACAGGAAATGTAATTTACAAGGAAACTGAAAAGAAAAGGGAACTTAAATCAGACAAGGTAACTTATAACGATGTAAATAAAGTTGCCACAGGTGAAGGAAATGTAAGCTACAAAGATGATAAGGTAACCATTACGGCAAATAAGGCAACGTATTATATGCAGCCTGAAGTAATAAATGCCGAAGGAAATGTAAAGTATAATGATGCTGAAAGTAACATAAGTGCAGATAAGGCAACATATTATATGCAATCTGAAGAAATACATGCTGACGGGAATGTACATTATGTAGGTAAGAACGCAACAATTACTGGAAACAGTGCAAAATACTTTGTAAAGCAGAAACAGGTTGATGCAACAGGAAATGTAAATTATTCAGGAAAAGATCTTAAAGTTTCTGCAAATCATGTATTTTATGATGAAGTTAAAAAAATAGTAAATGCCGATGGAAATGGTAGGTTCAATTATCTTCCAAGATCGACTACAGGTACATTTAGAAGCGGTGTCTATGATTTGGCGAATGAAACATTGACTACAAATGAATTCTATACAATGAATTATGAAGACTATCATATGGAAGGTACAAGCCTTGTGTATCTGTTTAAAACAGGAGATGCAACTTTTAACAGCAAGTTTGCTGTAACAAAGCAGAACTTCACAGTTGCAGGGGATAATGGTCATATGAATACCATAGCTAAAAATATATTTTCAAATAAAATGGTCATGACAAGTGTACAGGGGGATAAAATAACATCTGATACTGGAGAAGGAAGTTTTGAAAAGAAGGAATTCAGATTTGATGGAAATGTAAATGGTAAAATAAGAGGAAATGTAAAGAATTTTGCAACGAATCCTACAAAGCTTGTTGAATCTGAAGCTGTTCACTTTAGAGGAAATACTGCAAAAATATATTTCATTTCCCACAACAATAAGGATATGAGTGTTACAAGAAGTGAAATTAAGGAAAATGTACATATGAGATACAAGGAAGTAAACCTGACTTCCCAATATAATGAAATTGATACCGGAAAAAATCTGGTTCTTGCAAGGGACGGAGTTAAACTTGACTTCAGAAATGATACACAAATGACTTCGAATTTTCTGTATCTGGATTTAAATAAAGAAGAAGGGCATGCTGAGAAAAATGTAAAAATTGTAAGTAAGCTCCCACAATTTGCAAATTTGAATACAAGTGCAGATAAAGCAACAGTTTACATGAAGGAAAAAAAGATAAACTTAAATGGTAAAGTTATTACTTATCAGGGAAAAACAAAGATTTCTTCTAATAATGCAATGTATGATATTGATAAAAGAGTGCTTGAAAATAGCGGAAATATAAAAATGCAATATCATGTACAAGATGGAAATGCCGCTTCTTCCCAAGGAAAATCAGATCCTAAAAATGTAGCAGCTGTAGAAGAAGTTATAAATAAGCTTTCTGTTTCACAAAATGAAGTAAATAACAATGGCAAAATACATCTTCCTAAGACAATGACTGCGTCAAACGGAGTTCCTGTTACAGTAAGATGGACAACTTCAAATCCATCATTCCTGGCAGTAACCGGGAAAATAAATAAACAGTTTTTAGGTGGAGGTAATAAGTCAGTTGTATTGAAGGCTGTGGCTAAAGCAGGAAATGATTCCAGGGAGAAAAGTTTCAATGTGACTATTCCTGTGGAAACAACTAGGGAAATGCTGGAAAGAGCTGCCAGAAATATTTATGTACCTGAAACAGGTAAAAATCTTCCTTCTTCCGTAAGGGTGGATATAGGAAAAGGAACAATTGATGTGCCAATAGTATGGATGTCAGGTGGAAACAGGGTACAAAATGCAACGGGAGCAAAAGGATTGACTGCTATCCTGAATTATAAGGGTACAGAATACAGAAAACAGTATTAA